From Streptomyces sp. TLI_105, the proteins below share one genomic window:
- a CDS encoding cation:proton antiporter, with the protein MGVADGVTFTARLAATLLAILLLAMLGRAAARLLRQPEVVGEIMAGLFAGPLVVGLFGGDALHSLLPANMLDTLKLVSEGGLALFLVGTTHKLRLGVQRTVRQAAGPVALGAFALPLATGALLAGWLAWKGDQAVRGHAPTSAFVLMVAVSMSITAVPVLARILEERGMLGSVTGRVAMFAAILIDIAGWILLSVAVGLASGSPAGFLRSMEIFAAGALLALGARRALGSRLGTVMVTRARRRTALAIGALAIASALASERLGLTAVFGAVLLGLAVPATDSAPWESAVASVTRVGRGLVPVFFVVTGVTVLTAGFGDTPWGLVAVIVVLGAVSKIGGTYLGARLGRQERRESLTAGVLMNTRGLTELVVLKVGYSAGILSPPLFLAMVLMALVTTAMTGPCLLLLRGRDAQAERVPVGAAT; encoded by the coding sequence ATGGGCGTCGCCGACGGCGTCACCTTCACCGCACGGCTGGCGGCGACCCTGCTGGCCATCCTCCTGCTCGCCATGCTCGGGCGAGCGGCGGCACGGCTGCTGCGTCAGCCGGAGGTCGTCGGCGAGATCATGGCCGGCCTGTTCGCCGGACCGCTCGTCGTGGGCCTCTTCGGCGGCGACGCGCTCCACAGCCTGCTGCCCGCCAACATGCTCGACACGCTCAAGCTCGTCTCCGAAGGCGGCCTCGCGCTGTTCCTGGTCGGGACCACCCACAAGCTCCGCCTGGGCGTGCAGCGGACGGTGCGCCAGGCCGCCGGCCCGGTCGCCCTGGGCGCGTTCGCCCTTCCCCTGGCGACCGGGGCGCTGCTCGCCGGATGGCTGGCGTGGAAGGGGGATCAGGCGGTGCGCGGGCACGCCCCCACCTCGGCGTTCGTGCTCATGGTCGCCGTGTCGATGTCCATCACCGCCGTACCGGTGCTCGCCAGGATCCTCGAAGAGCGGGGCATGCTGGGATCGGTCACCGGACGGGTGGCCATGTTCGCCGCCATCCTCATCGACATCGCCGGCTGGATCCTGCTCTCCGTCGCGGTGGGGCTGGCCTCCGGCAGCCCGGCGGGCTTCCTGCGCTCGATGGAGATCTTCGCCGCCGGGGCGCTGCTCGCCCTGGGAGCACGGCGCGCACTGGGTTCCCGGCTGGGCACCGTCATGGTCACCCGGGCCCGCAGGCGCACCGCCCTGGCGATCGGCGCTCTGGCGATCGCGTCGGCCCTCGCCTCCGAACGGCTGGGTCTGACGGCGGTCTTCGGCGCCGTGCTCCTGGGGCTCGCCGTTCCGGCCACCGACTCCGCGCCCTGGGAGTCGGCCGTGGCCTCGGTGACGCGCGTGGGGCGCGGCCTCGTCCCCGTGTTCTTCGTGGTCACCGGCGTCACGGTGCTGACGGCCGGGTTCGGCGACACCCCGTGGGGACTCGTCGCCGTCATCGTGGTCCTGGGCGCGGTCAGCAAGATCGGCGGTACCTACCTCGGCGCGCGGCTGGGCCGGCAGGAACGCCGGGAGTCCTTGACGGCGGGGGTGCTCATGAACACCCGCGGGCTCACCGAGCTGGTCGTCCTGAAGGTCGGATACAGCGCGGGAATCCTCTCCCCGCCCCTCTTCCTCGCCATGGTCCTCATGGCACTCGTCACCACGGCCATGACCGGCCCCTGCCTGCTGCTGCTCCGCGGGCGCGACGCCCAGGCCGAGCGGGTCCCCGTCGGGGCCGCGACCTGA
- a CDS encoding MbtH family protein produces the protein MNNPFDDPEGTFHVLVNEEKQYSLWPAFVPAPAGWTAVLADATRQEALAHIEENWTDMRPKSLVEASRTA, from the coding sequence ATGAACAACCCGTTCGACGACCCTGAAGGCACGTTCCACGTCCTCGTCAACGAGGAGAAGCAGTACTCCCTGTGGCCCGCGTTCGTGCCGGCCCCGGCGGGCTGGACCGCCGTGCTGGCGGATGCCACGCGGCAGGAGGCCCTGGCGCACATCGAGGAGAACTGGACCGACATGCGGCCGAAGAGCCTCGTCGAGGCGTCCCGGACCGCATGA